GATGTGAGAGAAAAGAAGTTCCTCCCCGAGCTCGATTCCGTTCTCAGACTCCTCCGCGATAAATACCGCCTCGAGATCATCTTCCTCGAGGCCGAGAAGGATGCCCTGATCAGGAGATTCAAGGAGACGAGGAGACCTCACCCGCTCGTGTCGGCTGAGATCGATATTGAAGAGGCGATCGATATCGAAAAATCGATGCTCCTCCCCCTGCAAAGAGAGGCTTCACGCATCATCGACACCTCGGCGCATACCCCCCATCAATTACGGTATCTCATATCGTCGCTCTTCAGAATGCCTTCCCGGGGCGCCGCGATGGCGGTGACGCTTCTGTCATTCGGACATAAGTTCGGCATACCGCAGACCGTAGACATCCTCTTCGACGTGCGCTTCCTTCCCAATCCGCACTTCGTGACCGGACTCAGGGATATGAAGGGGACCGATCCGGCCGTGCAGGACTTCGTCCTGAGACAGCCGCCGGTGGCGGAGTTCATGGAGAAAGTGGCGGGATTACTGAACTTCCTTATCCCCCGGTACGTTGAGGAAGGAAAGGCGTACCTGACCATCGGATTCGGTTGCACGGGAGGCAAACATCGCTCCCCTGCGATAGTCGAAAAGATTTCAGAGATGATAAAAGACAACCCGATAGACGTCAGCATAGTTCACCGGGATCTCTAGGCAGGTCAAGAACCCATGATATACCTCGACAACAACGCCTCGACCCCTGTCGATCCCGAGGTAGCGGCTGAGATGCTCTCTGCAATCAGATCTAACTACGGGAATCCTTCGAGCGGTCATGAGATCGGCATGAGGGCGAAGGCCTCGGTCGAAAAGGCACGCTCGCAGGTTGCGGCGCTGCTAGGCGTCTCCCCCGAAGAGATTATTTTCACCTCGG
The Thermodesulfovibrionales bacterium genome window above contains:
- the rapZ gene encoding RNase adapter RapZ, yielding MKPLIVIITGLAGSGKTVALRALEDQGFYCVDNLPVTLMGPFTAVVTADDHTRKVGVGIDVREKKFLPELDSVLRLLRDKYRLEIIFLEAEKDALIRRFKETRRPHPLVSAEIDIEEAIDIEKSMLLPLQREASRIIDTSAHTPHQLRYLISSLFRMPSRGAAMAVTLLSFGHKFGIPQTVDILFDVRFLPNPHFVTGLRDMKGTDPAVQDFVLRQPPVAEFMEKVAGLLNFLIPRYVEEGKAYLTIGFGCTGGKHRSPAIVEKISEMIKDNPIDVSIVHRDL